A DNA window from Coregonus clupeaformis isolate EN_2021a unplaced genomic scaffold, ASM2061545v1 scaf1212, whole genome shotgun sequence contains the following coding sequences:
- the LOC123486428 gene encoding uncharacterized protein LOC123486428, with the protein MVLIRAVHGAVHYPSNICLIRAVHGAVHYPSNLCLIRAVHGAVHYPSNLCLIRAVHGAVHYPSNLCLIRAVHGAVHYPSNLCLIRAVHGAVHYPSNLCLIRAVQGAVHYPSNLCLIRAVHGAVHYPSNLCLIRAVHGAVHYPSNLCLIRAVHGAVHYPSNLCLIRAVQGAVHYPSNLCLIRAVHGAVHYPSNLCLIRAVHGAVHYPSNLCLIRAVHGAVHYPSNLCLIRAVHGAVHYPSNLCLIRAVHGAVHYPSNLCLIRAVHGAVHYPSNLCLIRAVHGAVHYPSNLCLIRAVHGAVHYPSNLCLIRAVHGAVHYPRNI; encoded by the exons ATGGTTCTAATTAGAGCTGTCCACGGTGCTGTCCACTACCCTAGTAACATATGTCTAATTAGAGCTGTCCACGGTGCTGTCCACTACCCTAGTAACCTATGTCTAATTAGAGCTGTCCACGGTGCTGTCCACTACCCTAGTAACCTATGTCTAATTAGAGCTGTCCACGGTGCTGTCCACTACCCTAGTAACCTATGTCTAATTAGAGCTGTCCACGGTGCTGTCCACTACCCTAGTAACCTATGTCTAATTAGAGCTGTCCACGGTGCTGTCCACTACCCTAGTAACCTATGTCTAATTAGAGCTGTCCAGGGTGCTGTCCACTACCCTAGTAACCTATGTCTAATTAGAGCTGTCCACGGTGCTGTCCACTACCCTAGTAACCTATGTCTAATTAGAG CTGTCCACGGTGCTGTCCACTACCCTAGTAACCTATGTCTAATTAGAGCTGTCCACGGTGCTGTCCACTACCCTAGTAATCTATGTCTAATTAGAGCTGTCCAGGGTGCTGTCCACTACCCTAGTAACCTATGTCTAATTAGAGCTGTCCACGGTGCTGTCCACTACCCTAGTAACCTATGTCTAATTAGAGCTGTCCACGGTGCTGTCCACTACCCTAGTAACCTATGTCTAATTAGAGCTGTCCACGGTGCTGTCCACTACCCTAGTAACCTATGTCTAATTAGAGCTGTCCACGGTGCTGTCCACTACCCTAGTAACCTATGTCTAATTAGAGCTGTCCACGGTGCTGTCCACTACCCTAGTAACCTATGTCTAATTAGAGCTGTCCACGGTGCTGTCCACTACCCTAGTAACCTATGTCTAATTAGAGCTGTCCACGGTGCTGTCCACTACCCTAGTAACCTATGTCTAAttagagctgtccatggtgctgtccACTACCCTAGTAACCTATGTCTAATTAGAGCTGTCCACGGTGCTGTCCACTACCCTA